In Poecile atricapillus isolate bPoeAtr1 chromosome W, bPoeAtr1.hap1, whole genome shotgun sequence, one DNA window encodes the following:
- the LOC131591981 gene encoding transmembrane protein 52B-like has product MHNSVMICFVVGSFLWFPQVRGEEGCLNTELCSGTAWDRLWYIWLVLVIGGLLLLCGLVSVCMRCCFQCHQTGDESGPQPYEVTVIAFDHDSTLQSTITSLHSVFGPAARRILAVAHSHNAAQGTPPLSTSDTPPVYEEALHMSRFTVAKAGQKVPDLDPVPEEKLPAPEERKDAQPPLPGH; this is encoded by the exons ATGCATAACTCAGTCATGATCTGCTTTGTTGTGGGAAGTTTCTTATGG tTCCCCCAAGTGAGAGGTGAGGAAGGCTGCCTCAACACTGAACT GTGTTCAGGTACAGCGTGGGACCGTCTGTGGTATATCTG GCTGGTGCTGGTGATTGGGGGGCTCCTGCTCCTATGTGGCCTGGTCTCTGTCTGCATGAGGTGCTGCTTCCAGTGCCATCAGACAGGGGATGAATCTGGCCCCCAGCCCTATGAGGTCACCGTCATCGCGTTTGACCATGACAGCACCTTGCAGAGCACCATCACTT CTCTCCACTCAGTGTTTGGGCCTGCAGCCAGGAGAATATTAGCCGTGGCACACTCCCACAATGCTGCCCAGGGAACACCTCCACTCTCCACATCAGACACCCCTCCAGTGTATGAAGAAGCTTTACACATGAGCAGGTTCACAGTCGCCAAGGCGGGGCAGAAGGTGCCAGACCTGGATCCAGTGCCAGAGGAAAAACTGCCGGCACCTGAAGAGCGCAAGGATGCCCAGCCGCCCCTCCCAGGACACTGA